The candidate division WOR-3 bacterium genome has a window encoding:
- a CDS encoding glycosyltransferase family 2 protein, which produces MLSIIIVNYNSSHALKRCLKSIIEKKLNLPCEIIIIDNNSTIPIRNRIKEFEELINIHLIDNKKNLGYARAVNQGIKIARGKYVLIINPDILITAGAIEKMIDFLENKENIGIIAPQLLNFDNSVQYSCFRFPKFWTPFIRRTFLKNFSFGKREVERYLMLDFDHKETKEVDWVLGAAMLLKKSLIKKIGLLDEKFFLYFEDVDWCRRFHSQGFKIIYFPESKFYHQYARYSADKYLFSFIFNKYFWFHTISCIKYFKKWHKIST; this is translated from the coding sequence ATGCTCTCAATAATCATTGTTAACTACAATTCAAGCCATGCGTTAAAGCGATGTTTAAAAAGTATCATTGAAAAGAAACTGAATTTGCCTTGTGAAATAATTATTATTGATAATAATTCAACAATACCAATTAGAAATAGAATTAAAGAATTTGAAGAATTGATAAATATTCATTTGATAGATAATAAAAAAAATCTTGGCTATGCACGGGCAGTTAATCAGGGAATAAAAATTGCCCGAGGCAAATATGTCTTAATCATCAATCCGGATATATTAATAACCGCTGGGGCAATAGAAAAGATGATTGATTTTCTTGAGAATAAAGAAAATATTGGTATTATTGCTCCTCAGTTATTGAATTTTGATAATTCTGTTCAATATTCTTGCTTTCGGTTTCCAAAATTCTGGACACCTTTTATTAGAAGAACTTTTTTAAAAAATTTTTCTTTTGGTAAAAGAGAAGTGGAGAGATATTTAATGCTTGATTTTGACCACAAGGAGACGAAAGAAGTAGATTGGGTTCTGGGGGCAGCAATGTTGTTAAAAAAATCTTTAATTAAAAAAATCGGCTTGTTGGATGAAAAATTTTTTCTTTATTTTGAAGATGTTGACTGGTGTCGTCGTTTCCATAGTCAGGGCTTTAAAATCATTTATTTTCCTGAGTCAAAATTTTATCATCAATATGCACGTTATTCTGCCGATAAATATTTGTTTTCTTTTATATTTAATAAATATTTCTGGTTTCATACAATAAGTTGCATAAAATACTTTAAAAAATGGCATAAAATCAGCACTTGA
- a CDS encoding DUF6754 domain-containing protein: MFLVLFIIIYNIDLRAFDVPNDDGSSIILKWQSDEIFQSFEIFRSLNAGENFEKIGEVNGIEADFRDSNLKPNNDYYYKVSGKRDSILIFSNIAGPVKPVVQYFNLSRLPMAICIIILFASVLFYIRRARKGKKLFIRKIPALNAIEEAIGRATEMGKPVLYVPGIMDIDDPQTIASMSILARVAEKTAEYGTPLYVPTSRSMAMTMAQQVVKESATRVGRPDWYNPDNIRYITDDQFAYVSAVDGIMVRERPATNLYLGTFYAESLILAETGHSTGAVQIAGTAMPDQLPFFVAACDFTLLGEELYAASAYLSQEPIQLGSLKGQDFGKLIFIAVIVIGVISQIFNWQFFINLFNTIE; this comes from the coding sequence ATGTTTTTAGTACTCTTCATTATTATATATAATATAGATTTAAGGGCATTTGATGTGCCCAATGATGATGGTTCAAGCATTATTTTGAAATGGCAAAGTGATGAGATTTTTCAGTCATTTGAGATATTTAGAAGTCTTAATGCGGGGGAAAATTTTGAAAAGATTGGTGAGGTAAATGGCATTGAGGCGGATTTCCGTGATTCCAATTTGAAACCCAATAATGATTATTATTATAAAGTTTCGGGTAAGCGGGATAGCATTTTGATCTTTTCCAATATTGCCGGACCAGTAAAACCCGTTGTTCAATATTTTAATCTGTCGCGTCTGCCCATGGCAATATGTATAATTATACTTTTTGCATCCGTTCTTTTCTATATAAGGCGTGCCCGAAAAGGTAAAAAATTATTCATCAGGAAGATACCTGCATTGAATGCAATTGAAGAGGCTATCGGCAGGGCAACCGAAATGGGTAAGCCGGTTTTATATGTGCCGGGTATAATGGATATTGATGACCCGCAGACTATTGCCTCAATGAGCATTCTGGCAAGGGTTGCGGAAAAAACTGCCGAATACGGAACACCCCTGTATGTGCCGACGAGTCGTTCAATGGCAATGACAATGGCACAACAGGTGGTAAAGGAATCGGCAACCCGGGTAGGCCGTCCTGACTGGTATAATCCAGACAACATCAGATATATAACTGATGACCAGTTTGCCTATGTTTCTGCAGTTGATGGAATTATGGTTCGTGAAAGGCCGGCAACCAATCTTTATCTTGGAACATTTTATGCAGAATCCCTTATCCTTGCCGAGACCGGACATTCAACCGGTGCGGTTCAGATTGCGGGAACAGCAATGCCTGACCAATTGCCTTTCTTTGTTGCGGCCTGTGATTTTACTTTGCTCGGAGAAGAATTGTATGCAGCAAGTGCCTATCTTTCACAGGAGCCGATACAACTTGGTTCACTGAAGGGACAGGACTTCGGTAAACTGATATTCATCGCGGTCATTGTTATTGGTGTTATAAGCCAGATATTTAATTGGCAGTTTTTCATCAACCTATTCAATACAATAGAATGA